TGACCGTCGCCGTGCTTGAGGCCGGCGATCGCCCCGGCGGGGTCCTCGGGACGATCCGACGCGACGGCTACCTGATCGAGCAGAGCGCGGACAGCTTCATCACCAACGTCCCCTGGGCGATCGACCTCTGCCGCCGGCTCGGCCTGGAAGACCGCCTGATCCAGACCGACGAACGGCATCGACGGTCGTTCGTCGTCCGCAAAGGGAAGCTGGAGCCGATCCCGGACGGCCTCATCATCATGGCCCCGTCCAAGATCGGGCCGATGGCGAGGACTCGCATCCTGAGCATTCCCGGCAAGCTCCGGCTGGCGATGGAGCGAGTCCTGCCGAAAGGCGACGGCGCCGACGAGTCGCTGGCCTCCTTCGCGAGGCGTCGGTTCGGCCGCGAGGCTTATGACAGGCTCATCCAGCCGCTCGTCGGCGGCATGTACACGGGCGACCCGGAACGGCTGAGCGTGAAGGCGACCATGCCCCGCTTCCTGGAGATGGAGCAGAACCACGGCAGCCTCATCAAGGCTATGAGCGCCGCCGGTAAGAAGGAGGGGCCGAAGGCCGGCGGCTCGGGTGCGCGATACGGGCTGTTCGTCGGGCTCGAAGGGGGGATGTCCGAGCTGGTCGCCGCCCTGGTCGCGAGCCTCCCGGAAGGCGCGGTCCGGACCGGAGCGAAGGTCGAGCGGATGGAGAGAGAAGGGAACGGTTGGCGGCTGCGGATGCGGACATCAGACGTCTTCCCCCCTCGCGGGGGAAGACAGACCGCGCAGCGGTCAGATGAGGGGGACGACCAGCGGCGGATCGCGGAATACGCTTCGGATCCGCAAGCTTCTGGACCTCCCCCCCTCATCCGGCCCTTCGGGCCACCTTCCCCCGCGAGGGGGGAAGGCCGGGATGATCCGAACGACGGTGTTCGGGCGCGAGCGGTTCTGCTGGCGACGCCCCCGAGAGCGGCGGGCGGCTTGCTGCGGGACGTGGATGCCGACGTCGCCGCAATGCTGGACGGGATCGTCTCGACTTCGAGCGCGATTGTTTCGCTGGGATACAGGCGAGAGCAGATCGCGCATCCGCTGGACGGTTTCGGGTTCGTCGTGCCTTTCGTGGAGAACCGGGCGATCCTGTCGGGGAGCTTCTCGAGCGTGAAATTCGCGGGGCGAGCGCCCGAGGGTTCGGTGCTGATTCGCGTCTTCATGGGGGGAGCGAAACGCTCCGACCTGGTCGACGCCCCAGATGTGGAACTCGTGCGGATCGCCTCGGCCGAGCTGGCCTCGCTGCTGGGGATTCGCGGCGAGCCGGAGTTGGGGAACGTCTCGCGGTGGAAGTCGGCGATGCCCCAGTACGAGGTGGGGCACCTGGAGCGCGTCGCGGAGATCGAGCGGCGGATTGAGGGGATCGACGGACTGGAACTGGCCGGCAACTGGCTGGCCGGGGTGGGCGTGCCGATGTGCGTTCGCGCAGGTGAGCAGGCGGCGGAGCGAATCGCCAGCCGCATCAGCGCGGCGGCGGGGCGGGCGGGTTGAACGAGCCTCGGACGTGTGCGATCCTCGGGGACGCCGGCCGTGCGAAGGGTCGCGGCGGCCGGGGTTTCAGGGAGAACGGGCGATGACGAATCGACGCGAGGCGCTGAAGGTCGGCGCGGCGGGGCTGGCGACTTCGATGCTCGGCGGCTACACGCGCGGGGCGGCCGATGAGAAGACGTATCGGGTCGGCCTGATCGGCTGCGGCTGGTACGGCAAGTCGGACCTCTTCCGGCTGATCCAGGTCGCTCCCGTGGAAGTCGTCTCGCTCTGCGACCCGGACGCGAAGCAGCTCGCCCACGCGGCCGAGATGACGGCCTCGCGGCAGAAGTCCGGCAAGACGCCCCGGACGTATCGCGACTACCGCGACATGCTGAAGGAGAAGGACCTCGACATCGTGCTCGTCGGCACGCCCGACCACTGGCACGCCCTGCCGATGATCGCCGCCGTGGAGTCGGGTGCGGACGTCTACGTCCAGAAGCCGATCAGCCACGACGTCCTGGAAGGGGAGGCGATGGTCGCCGCCGCCCGCAAGCACGGCAAGGTCGTGCAGGTCGGCACCCAGCGCAAGAGCACGCCGCACCTGATCGAGGCCAAGAAGCGGATCGTCGAGGCCGGCTTGCTCGGCAAGGTCGGCCGGGTCGAGCTTTGCTGCTACTATCATATGCGGGCGAACGGCGACCCGGAGGTCACGACCCCTCCCGATTATTTCGACTACAACCTCTGGTCGGGCCCTGCGCCGCTGCGTCCGTTCGACGGCATGCCGCACGTCCGCTGGTGGCGGACGTTCATGGAGTACGGCTCGGGCATCACCGGCGACATGTGCGTGCATATGCTCGACACCGTCCGCTGGATGCTCGGCCTGGGCTGGCCCAAGAAGATCAGCTCGACGGGCGGGATCCTCGTGCAGAAGACGGGCAAGTCGAACATCACCGACACCCAGGAGGCCGTCTTCGAGTACCCCGAGTTCGACGTGATCTGGAGCCATCGCACCTGGGGGACGCCCCCCGACCCGGATTATCCGTGGGCCCTCTTCATCTATGGAGAGAAGGGGACGCTGAAGGCCAGCACCATGCGGTACGACTTCATCCCCCAGGGGAAGGGGGAGAAGATCCACGGCGACTGCGTCTTCGAGCGTGAGAAGTACCCCGAGGACGTCACCGAGCCCGAGATCGAACTCAACGCCGCCCCCGCGACCCGGCTGCACATGCGGAACTTCCTGGACAACGTCGTCAGCCGGGGAAAGCCGGTGGCGGATATCGAGGAAGGGCACATCTCCACGGCCTCCTGCCTGCTGGCCAACATCGCCATGAAGCTTGGCCGGCCGGTCGTCTACGACCCGTCGAAGCGGCTGGTCGTCGGCGACGACGAGGCGACCCGCCTATTGCGCGGGCCGTACCGGGCTCCGTGGGTCCACCCGGCCGAGGGGCTCGGCTGAGCCGTCGCGCACGGAGTCGGCGGACGAACAGGCGCAGGCGGCGCGACTCGGCCTTCCGGGGCGCACGGCGCGACGGGCGCGACGTGAACTCGGCGGTCTCGGAACCTCGAAATCGCGGCGACTCGGGGCGGTCGACGGGACGATGACTTCACCATCGCGGTGGTTCGCGCCCCATCAACCCGCGCCTGTCGGCTGGGTGAGGGGGCCGACGACCCGTTCCGTCCGTATCCGTCTTTTCCGTGCCCCGCGACGGTTCAACCGAGAATCAAAGGCCGATGCGCGGCGGTGGCCCCGGTTATCGAGGGCCCCGCTCCGGGCCGCAGGGAGGTGTTCGGTGTTCTCAAGGGATTCAGATCGCGCGCGTCGGGCCCGAGGGACGCGGCGACGGGCCGGGGCGACCGCGCCGGAGCGTCTGGAAGACCGGCAGTTGATGGCGTATACCTCGCTGGGCTTCTCGCTGCCCGACCTGGCGGTCTCGGGCGAGTCGGCCCCGACGGCCGCGTGGGGAGGAACGCTGACGGTGAACGTCACGCTCCAGAACCTCGGCGCCAGCACGATCACCGAGCCGACGTCGCTGGTTCCCGCGTCGGAGGTCCAGATCGGCCCCGACGGCGCTGTGGTCCCGTCGTATTACACGTCGAGCCAGGCCGATGCTCCGGCGTCGTCGATCGCCGTCTTCCTCGTCCCCAGAGGGAAGGGCCTGGCCTCCGGCATCTCGCTCGGCACGATCGACGCCCCGGCGATCGCCCAGAACAGCCTTCAGCAGTTGAGCGCGACGCTGACGCTGCCCGCCCAGCCCGCCGGCTTCCCCGCCTCGGGCGGCTATTCCATCCGGCTGATCGCCAACCCGGACCGCGCATTCCTGGAATCCAACTACCGGAACAACGTCAGCGCCCCGCTGAACGTGAGAATCCAGGCGGTGACCGCTTCGGCCCTCCGGGCGACGGCGTTTGACGTTCCAGACACGCTCGTCCCTGGGTCCACGATCCAGCCGACGATCCAGATCACCAACCTGGGAGCGACGGCGGTGACGTCGGACGTTCAGGTCGCCGTGGTCGCCTCGACCTCGCCCGACTTCAACCTGGGCAGTACGATCGTCGGGGCCTACACGATCAGCGGCGGCGTCAACGGGGTGAACTCCACGCCGCTCCCCAACGCCGCCCGTCACGGCCGAGGCGCCCGCTGGCTCCAGGCCAACAACGTCATCACGCCGCAGTCGAACGTCGTGACCCTCTCCGGGCTGACGATGACCCTGCCGACGAGCCCGAGCACCTACTACATCGGCGTCGTCGTCGACCCCAACAATCTGCTGAACCTGCCGAACCAGCCCTCGAACCGGCTTGAACTCATCAAGACGGTCACCACGAACGCGGGCCAGGCCACCACGGTTGTGACCGGGTCGGCGGCGTCCTTCGACTTTGAGAATCCGCCCGACGGCGTGCCGATCGGCATCGTCAGCTGATTCAAGCCGCATTCCCAGGCGGGGCGGGTCGTTTCGACGACGCGTCCCGCCTGCGTTTGCGCGCTCTGGGAGATCTAGCGGATTTCGCTCTTGTCGGGCTTTTGACTCGACCGATTGCCCGCGTTCCGAGGGTCGTGCTACGATTTCCGCTCCGCGACCCTCTCGGGATGTTCCGGGGGGCGGACTCGGCTCTGGGTCACGGCCGGGCGCGGCGTCGCGGGGTGCACGTCCCTTCTCCTCCCAGGAGCGCCATCCGTGCGGTCTTCTCTTCATCCTGGTTCCCTCGTCGCGACGCTCTGCGCAGTCGCGGCGGCCCTGACGTTCGCGACGGCTCCCTGCCGCGCGGACCTCGACGAATACGTCAAGAAGCCTGATCCCGCCTTCGCCTGGAAGCAGGTCGATGTGCAGGAAACTCCGGCCGGGAAGATCACGGCCCTCCAGCTCACCTCGCAGGTCTGGCAGGGGGCCCCGTGGGTTCACAGCCTGCGGATCTACGAGGCGGGCAAGCCCACCTTCGAGGACGCCGCCCTCCTGTTCATCAACGGCGGCAGCACCGGCAACAAGCCGGGGCCTGATATGGAGCTGCTGACGCTCACGCTCTCCAAGCTCTGCGGCGCCCGCGTCGCGCTGCTGAGCCAGGTCCCCAACCAGCCGCTGATGGGGGGCAAGAAGGAAGACGACCTGATCGCCGAGACCTTCGTCCATTACCTGAAGACGAAGGACGAGGAATGGCCGCTCCTCTTCCCCATGACGAAGAGCGCCGTCAAGGCGATGGACGCCGTCCAGGCCTGGGCCAAGCAGGACCGTCAGGTCGACGTCAAGCGGTTCGTCGTGACCGGGGCTTCCAAGCGAGGTTGGACGACCTGGCTGACCTCGGCCGTGGACGACCGCGTCGTCGCTCTGGCGCCGATGGTCATCGTGATGCTCAACCTCGGCGCTCAGGGGCCGAATCAGCTCGACGTTTGGGGAGACTACAGCGAGCAGATCCAGGATTACGTCCGTCGCGGTCTGATGGAGGACATGAAGACCGGCGAGGGGACGAAGCTCTGGCGGATGGTCGACCCCTACACCTACCGCGACCGCCTCGCCGACAAGCCCAAGTTCCTCCTCAACGGTGCCAACGACCGTTACTGGACGCTCAACGCCCTGGACTTCTACTGGGACGGCCTCCCCGGCGAGAAGTACCTGCTGGAACTCCCCAACGCGGGCCACGGCCTCAACGGCGACCGCTCGTGGGTCATCAACGGCCTGGCCGCCTTCTTCCGTTCGAGCGTCGCCGGCAAGCCGATGCCGAAGCTCGACTGGAAGATGGAGCCGGCCGGCAAGGCCCAGTACACGCTCAAGATCAACGCCGACCCCGCCCCGAAGTCAGCCCGGCTCTGGACGGCCGACTCCGCCAGCCGGGACTTCCGCGAATCCAAGTGGGTCAGCACGCCGCTCGAACCCGCGCCGATCGTCTCGGCCGTGGTCAGCGCTCCCGAATCCGGCGGCCGCGCCATCTTCGCCGACCTGGAGTATGACCACGGCGGGCTCCCCTACCACCTGACCACGACCTTCTTCGAACCCGGCCTGGACGCCAAGGTCAAGAAGAAGGAGACGAAGCCCGCCGCGGCCGCCGTTCCCGTCGGCGCGAGCTCCGCGCCCTGAGCCAGACTCAGAGAGGTCATCCTCGACCAGCCCCCGGCCCGGCGCTCAGGCGACGGTCGCCGGGGGTTCGGCTTTGGGACGTTCGGAAAGCACGTCCAGGATCGTCGGGCCGGGCTTGCCCCAGCGCCGGAAGAAGTAGCCGTGGCACGAGACGGCCTGCTCGCGGTAAGGCCGGTAGTTCCGCAGGATGCGGTCGGCCTCGGCCAGGTTGTAATGGGGCATCAGGCCGAAGACGTGGTGCGTCAGGTGCCAGTCCTGGCCGTAGGGGAAGATGCAGAAGTTGACCAGCGGGTGGCAGTGGAAGTTCCGCGAGTGCGAGAACTCCCCGGTCTCGGGCGCATTGCTGTGGTGGGCGATCTCGCGAAGCTGCATCAGGAACGGGTAGAGCGTCAGCAGCGGCGTCACCCAGAACAGGAAGAAGATCGGCCACGAGCCTGATAGGTGGACGAAGGTCAGCATCGGCAGCCAGTACGACCCGCGCAGGCACCGCCCGACCCGGAACCGATACGGTGCGCGGGGCTCGCGCAGGCCCATCGTCGCGTTGGCGTTCTTCGCCTGGCCGTA
The Paludisphaera rhizosphaerae DNA segment above includes these coding regions:
- the hemG gene encoding protoporphyrinogen oxidase, with product MRDEAADPGVDVAIIGGGITGLAAAHRLREIAPDLTVAVLEAGDRPGGVLGTIRRDGYLIEQSADSFITNVPWAIDLCRRLGLEDRLIQTDERHRRSFVVRKGKLEPIPDGLIIMAPSKIGPMARTRILSIPGKLRLAMERVLPKGDGADESLASFARRRFGREAYDRLIQPLVGGMYTGDPERLSVKATMPRFLEMEQNHGSLIKAMSAAGKKEGPKAGGSGARYGLFVGLEGGMSELVAALVASLPEGAVRTGAKVERMEREGNGWRLRMRTSDVFPPRGGRQTAQRSDEGDDQRRIAEYASDPQASGPPPLIRPFGPPSPARGEGRDDPNDGVRARAVLLATPPRAAGGLLRDVDADVAAMLDGIVSTSSAIVSLGYRREQIAHPLDGFGFVVPFVENRAILSGSFSSVKFAGRAPEGSVLIRVFMGGAKRSDLVDAPDVELVRIASAELASLLGIRGEPELGNVSRWKSAMPQYEVGHLERVAEIERRIEGIDGLELAGNWLAGVGVPMCVRAGEQAAERIASRISAAAGRAG
- a CDS encoding Gfo/Idh/MocA family protein, with product MTNRREALKVGAAGLATSMLGGYTRGAADEKTYRVGLIGCGWYGKSDLFRLIQVAPVEVVSLCDPDAKQLAHAAEMTASRQKSGKTPRTYRDYRDMLKEKDLDIVLVGTPDHWHALPMIAAVESGADVYVQKPISHDVLEGEAMVAAARKHGKVVQVGTQRKSTPHLIEAKKRIVEAGLLGKVGRVELCCYYHMRANGDPEVTTPPDYFDYNLWSGPAPLRPFDGMPHVRWWRTFMEYGSGITGDMCVHMLDTVRWMLGLGWPKKISSTGGILVQKTGKSNITDTQEAVFEYPEFDVIWSHRTWGTPPDPDYPWALFIYGEKGTLKASTMRYDFIPQGKGEKIHGDCVFEREKYPEDVTEPEIELNAAPATRLHMRNFLDNVVSRGKPVADIEEGHISTASCLLANIAMKLGRPVVYDPSKRLVVGDDEATRLLRGPYRAPWVHPAEGLG
- a CDS encoding PhoPQ-activated pathogenicity-related family protein, with product MRSSLHPGSLVATLCAVAAALTFATAPCRADLDEYVKKPDPAFAWKQVDVQETPAGKITALQLTSQVWQGAPWVHSLRIYEAGKPTFEDAALLFINGGSTGNKPGPDMELLTLTLSKLCGARVALLSQVPNQPLMGGKKEDDLIAETFVHYLKTKDEEWPLLFPMTKSAVKAMDAVQAWAKQDRQVDVKRFVVTGASKRGWTTWLTSAVDDRVVALAPMVIVMLNLGAQGPNQLDVWGDYSEQIQDYVRRGLMEDMKTGEGTKLWRMVDPYTYRDRLADKPKFLLNGANDRYWTLNALDFYWDGLPGEKYLLELPNAGHGLNGDRSWVINGLAAFFRSSVAGKPMPKLDWKMEPAGKAQYTLKINADPAPKSARLWTADSASRDFRESKWVSTPLEPAPIVSAVVSAPESGGRAIFADLEYDHGGLPYHLTTTFFEPGLDAKVKKKETKPAAAAVPVGASSAP